From Dermochelys coriacea isolate rDerCor1 chromosome 8, rDerCor1.pri.v4, whole genome shotgun sequence, the proteins below share one genomic window:
- the LOC122455553 gene encoding uncharacterized protein LOC122455553: protein MTQRLLEKLDSLEQYSRKRLAKHAKVDSPGLGRLQLKPFVTTPLTFEFKEDYDIPSARTINICRSKPALQFSEDEQLFRHQQISPSRLKSVTPRLTARKTHSGKPTARPFSAPDTLYQIAKACHQKENLHTLKEDFISLKLNQKVKSASLRPKVHRRPKWNTEVENVPKLDVLCKQDSQAHLPSTLDHIDTSHWCPPTSASSQNEESFLTALMGKNQ from the exons atgacGCAGAGACTCTTAGAAAAACTTGATTCTCTGGAACAATATTCACGCAAAAGACTGGCCAAACATGCAAAGGTTGAT AGCCCAGGACTTGGGAGATTGCAGTTAAAGCCATTTGTGACAACCCCATTGACATTTGAATTTAAAGAGGATTATGATATACCCAGTGCTAGAACAATAAATATTTGTAGGTCTAAACCTGCACTGCAGTTTTCAGAAGATGAACAGCTCTTCAGACATCAGCAAATAAG TCCTTCCAGGCTTAAATCTGTGACCCCAAGACTGACGGCTAGAAAGACTCACTCTGGCAAACCAACTGCAAGGCCATTTAGTGCTCCAGATACCTTATACCAGATAGCTAAAGCATGTCATCAGAAAG AGAATCTGCACACGTTAAAAGaagattttatttcattaaaactaaaccaaaaagTAAAATCTGCTAGTCTTAGACCAAAAGTTCACAGAAGACCAAAGTGGAACACAGAG GTTGAAAATGTTCCGAAGCTGGATGTCCTCTGTAAGCAAGATAGCCAAGCCCATTTACCATCTACTCTTGACCATATAGACACTTCTCATTGGTGCCCTCCTACAAGTGCCAGTAGTCAGAATGAAGAGTCATTTCTAACAGCTTTAATGGGTAAGAATCAGTGA